The stretch of DNA GGTATGCGTGCTGCTGGCGGGGGATGGGCTTTGTTTTGGCCTGTGTACCTGTTTACAGCCGCTCCTACGCGAGGCCCGGCCTGTCAGAATGTACACTAGAgctagtacacacacacacacacacacacacacacacacacacacacacacacacacacacacacacacacacacacacacacacacacacacacacacacacacacttagcttCACTAAATCAGATTTGGGCAGTTAAATATAGACGCTCACGATCAAATCCAAGACACGCCTGCCTGGATCTGTTTTGTGCTATGTGgcaaggggggaggaggggggagaaggtgggaggaggtggacagaGGCAGCACAGCCCGTCTGCAACAGCCACACTCTCCTGTGGatgatgaaacacaaaaacaaagaatggCAGTCAttcattgattttctttttaacaCAACAGACCTCCTGAGGAAGTGTCTGAACAATAAGTTTATTCCCTTTTTTTGTTCTCATTTATTATGATACATTAACTGTACAGACTGTTTGACACTAATTCATTTACTGAAGTACAGCAAAGCTAAAGTAGAACGATGAAGTTCATATTAGAATGATCAGTGCGTTGATGTGATCATTACTTCTCATTTTAAGTTTGTTTTGAATCAGATAGATATTTATTAAACCGTTTTGTACAGTGCTGGGTCTTGTTTCTGTCCATATAATTTCTATGATTACAGTAAAACTGTGGAATGCAAatatatataaagtataaaATGCTCATATCTCCACTCGTGTCTTTCAGAATCCTGCTGGTGTCGATCGCCTTGCTGTCAGCGTATTCCATCCACCTCCTGCTGAAAAGTGCTGGAGTTGTCGGTAAGCCAGAGGTAGACCCACGTGCATGTAGCTTAGCATCTTTAGCCGCCAAGTTGTCACACGTGCATGACGTCATCTTCGTGGTTTCAGGCATCCGGGCCTACGAGCAGCTCGGCCTGCGAGCTTTTGGGCAGCCGGGGAAAATGATTGCGGCTGGAATCATTACAATGCATAATATTGGAGGTATTTATTGTCATTCATATCTAGTTTGTGATAGAAATCACCTGCCTTTAGTCACAtgattctctctctcctttagCGATGTCCAGTTACCTCTTCATCGTCAAGTCGGAGCTGCCGCTGGTCATTCAGACGTTCCTCggtaaacatgtaaacacagggTGAGAGCTGCAGACTTCCTCCTACTATGATTCATCCGTAGCTCAGTCGTTGCACGTCTTGGCGTAGAACTGTCCTGATTCTGCCCTCTGTCCCGTAGAGAGTGGTTCTTGAATGGAAACTACCTGATCATCATCGTCAGCATCGCCATCATTCTTCCTCTCGCACTGATGAAACATCTGGGTACGTTCGTCACTCCTCCCCCACATTTTCCCCCGCtctacattttgtttttcaaccACTATCGCTGATTTCACTGATTCCAGGTTACCTGGGCTACACCAGCAGCTTCTCGCTCTCCTGCATGGTGTTCTTCCTCATCTCTGTGAGTCACCAAAGAGCCAACAGACGCACAGCCTGCTTTGGCTTTACCTCCGGCAAATATTTGCCTCTGTTAATCCGGCGGGTGTGTCTCCTCAGGTTATCTACAAGAAGTTCAACATACCCTGTCCCCTGGACGATCAGACCCATAACACTACGTCAGCGACGGCCGTACACGCTGTTTTTAATAGCACGAGTGACTTCTGTGAGGCCAAGCTGTTTACAGTCAACTCACAGGTTAGAAGGAAACTTAACACATTTCCTGCCAGTGGTTTCCTGTGTTAATGTCAGAGCCTTATCTGTGTCACGTGTTCTGGCCCTGTAGACGGCGTACACCATCCCCATCCTGGCCTTTGCCTTCGTCTGCCACCCGGAGGTGCTGCCCATCTACACTGAGCTCCGGAAGTAGGTAGAATCATCATCCTCCCATAATAATGTAGCGGAGGTTTGTGTTAGTGCTAACGGCGTTTCATGACCTCAGTGCCACCAAGAAGCGCATGCAGAGGGTCGCCAACATCTCCATCCTGGCCATGTTCGTCATGTACCTGCTGACGGCCATTTTCGGTTACCTCACCTTCTACGGTAAGAGACTCGGCATCCGCTCTGTGATCCCTCTGTGCCTTCGCTGCGTCACCTGAGGCCTTTGCTCTGCGTCCGGTGCTGGTCAGGTGCCGTGGAGTCGGAGCTGCTGCACGTCTACAGTCGCGTGGACCAGCTGGACGTGCTGATCCTGTGCGTGCGTCTGGCCGTGCTGGTGGCCGTCACCCTGACCGTCCCCGTGGTTCTCTTCCCTGTAAGTATCAAATGTGTTCATTCAAGTTTTCATCAGTCAGCATTTCTGATGATTTATGTTTATTGCTACATTTAATGCACTGCTAATTAttacataatttatttatttttaaccctAATTCTGATTAGTTATGACCAATACGCCCATTATAAGTAATATATTACATGGGAggcaaagatgtttttttttaaatgtgaatgagGCCCCCTAGTGGTAGCAGCTGATCAGGAGTCGATGTGGACGGAGCCATGTTCATTCTTCTGCTCTCAGTACACGTCACGTAAAGAAACCACTACGAGGCTCATCTGAAAACTCACAAACCTCGATGTTACTCCCACCAAACGTCACTGATGCCGGCAAGGGAGGCTctcattttcaaaaaaaaataaaaataataaaaatctcaTTTTCATTGGAGGTGATCAGCATCATgacaccagacacagacaggccacagggAGAGACCACCAGCGCCTCCTTTTAAACGGCCGGTTTGTGAAAGGCTCACAATACGAACTGGTCATCGCTgcctgacagcagctccagcttttTATTAAACAGGTTCCAGTAAAAACCTAGAACGACTCCTTTAAACATTGAGCGGCTGCAGAGAACGAGCGCTAACTCTGCCTTCAAGTTGCCATATAACAAACAGGACTGTGcttctttccttccctccttccctctgcaGATCCGCAGGGCTTTGCTTCAGATCTTCTTCCCCGATAAGCCGTTTCACTGGGCCAGACACGTCGTCATTGCATTTTGCCTCATCTTCATGGTCAACATACTCGTTATATTTGTGCCGTCCATCCGCGACATCTTCGGCCTCATTGGTACGTTCAAGCGAGGACAGTAACTCTCCGGCCTCGGTGCTCGATGCTTTGCTCACTTATCTCCACCTTCATGTGCAGGAGCCACATCTGCCCCCAGTCTCATCTTCATCCTACCTGGAATCTTCTACGTCCGGATTATTCCTAAAGAAAAGGAGCCTTTGTTCTCCAGACCCAAAATCCAGGTACTGGTTTTTCTGCCACTTCGGTTTCTGTGTATTGTTTGCGTTGCTGACCCAGATTTCTTTATTGCCTCTTCCACAGGCTGCAGTTTTCGCCGCGCTGGGATTCGTTTTTATGGTTATGAGCTTGTCCTTTATAATCATCGACTGGGTGACCGGAGAGTCCCGCAGTGGAGGTGGCCACTAGCTGCACAGAGATCCTAGAACAATGCCAATCAGAGATCTCCCTGTCACTCAATTACCCCTGATCTGCCAAGACCTCACCCTAaaccaaaaaaaggaaatgccAAGAACATGTGAAGAACCTCCACCTACGACCAAAACAGAACAGGTCTGAAAGTGTGGAGAGCTCAATGTGTTCTGACTGAATAACACATCAGTGCGATGGCCTGGAGTCAGGATGTTTTGAGGATGTGttcaaaaaagcaaaagacacAAATGGAGTAACTGCACAAAGGGGTGAATGGGAAGAGAGTGACTCAAATGGAAATCCCGTTTTAGAGCAGATGTGTAATAACCTCCAGTCGTTCCAGTGAACCTCCCAGTTTGCTTCCTCGTTTACATCAGCAGGTTTTacgcatttattcatttcaaagcCGTTCATTTCTCATGCTATTGTTCATTTCGGTCAAACagacatttagtttttttagctTTTGAGCCATTCCCTCATCGGCCTCATCAGTCAAATGTGTTGGTGCAGCTCACAGACTCATGTCATGACATGAGCCACGCAGGTCAATCTGCCGTTTCACGCATTTCAGTGATTCACGTTACACTTCCAAAGACCTGTACATTCCGTTCAACCCACGTTGGGGTGATTCCCTGCGATGCTGAGTCTGAGGTCGTGGAgcattttgagtttttttgttGTCTGCTGCTATTCATGAAGGTCGAACACACAGTTACCGTCAGTCACGTGAGAGTCAACACATAGAACAGTGGTTTGGTTAAAATCTTTTATGTGTCCCTAAAACATCCACAGTTGCAAACCAAAGATTATATTTATTGTGTCATAAAGCTTGTAACACTATTTTTTATCATCTTTGGCAAAGGCCAGTTAAAGTCAGTTTTTAAGTCAGTGTTAAAAATACTACAACAGTACGGTGAAGTTTAAAGTCAAATCAATGGatctttatgtttttaaaatatttgttttacctgtacatttaaattaatttgacTGTTATGTGTCAATAAAATATCCGTAATTTCTATGTACTCTGGTGTGACGTTGTTTGGCATATAAAATGTAAAGTACGCTGCGAACCAGGAAGTCAGAGAGCAAGCGTGCGCTGCCTGTGTGCCTCTGAAAATGGAAGTAACACATTCATTTGTGCTGTGCGTCTAAGGGAGAGAAGAAAAGTGGGGGTTAGAGAAGTGCGGCCGTCCGTTTCCTGCTCTGAGCGTGAACAGAACAGAGAAGAGAAACTTCCTTGACATTACGAGCTCGGCGTTCGGACGGCGCACACGGGGACCTGCTCTTTTTCTCGCCTGAGGTGTGCTGATTTAGGCCGGACGGGGGAGAGAGACCCAGCGGAACGACCATGAGCCGAGGCTCCAAAGCGAAGGCCGAGACGGCCCGCAGCTCGCTGCTGAGTCTGCAGGAGAACGAGAAGCTGGAGGACCTGCTGGGCAGAAGGTGTGCTGTAAGTTGTGCCATGGCCTGACCctgctgggggggtggggtggggcggggggggggggggggggggggggtcgctcaGTGTGGCATCACTCTGCTGGTTTTTACTGACTTGGTGGAAAAGATAGAACCCGTTTGTCAGGTTACTTCGCTGGAATTTAAATCAGCCCCCATAGACGCGTGTCTGTTATCTGCCTCTGCACACATTTACATCCTGAATCAGTTGAAGCCGACGTCTGTGTTCGACTTTAGCAACAGCTTTGTTGgagcttcttctttttctgtccTGACTTCGTCACCTACATATAGATTCACTGACGtgttcttctctttgtgttttgatcCAAATGCAGCTCAAAACCATCGCTCACATTACAGTAGGTCATCAAAAAGGAGGTACTAGTAACAGGAAATGGTGGCTGAACCATTTCTTCCTCTGGTGTCAGAATTAGAATCGTGTACTAACACTGGTTTTAGTTGCCGAGGAGCAGAAGCTGCTTTGTCCCCGCACATTTTTGTGAATATCCAACTAAACGCTAATAAATgactcctccacctgctgcggCAGAATAGGAGCATCACGGCACTTCAAGGACTCATCTGAACGAGGCAGACGAGGAAGTGGAGCCTTTACATGTCGCCGACAGTAAAGGCTTCCTATCCCGCTTCGCTCTTATCGCCGCCTGTGTTATCTGTGCCTTCAGTCCATGGCGACTGCGGTGGCCCAGCTGCTCATGGCTCTGCCCCACAGCCCCAACGTGTGGAGCGTGCAGCACACCGGCGTGCTGTGCTTCGTCAAAGACAACCTGCAGCGCTCCTACTTCATACGGATGTTCGATCTGAAGGTAAAGCAGCGCCGAGAACAGTTGGCCCTCAACGTCTGCCTCGAGGCGATTTGACTAAGGATGTGAAGGAGAGGATAATATATCAAcgtgtgtttccacagagaggGACGCAGGTCTGGGAGCAGGAGCTCTACAACCAAATAGTCTACTCCTGCCCACAGCCGTTTTTCCACACCTTCGCTGCAGACGtaagcgtgtgtttgtgtcctcgcTTTTTACGCTTTTAACTGCTGCTCATGGCCCGGGTTCGCCCCATCACGCAGGACTGCCGGGTCGGGCTGAACTTCGCCGATCGACAGGAAGCGGAGGCCTTTCAGGTGGCAGTCGAGGAGAAGATCAACCAGAGGAACAGCCGCCAAGGTCAGTGGGTTTACAGCCGTCGCGTCCAGAGGcgaacagctgctgttgttttaggaCAATCATAAGCAAatgagcggctgcagcggccTTTTCTGTGTGTTCATGGACTAATGTGAC from Betta splendens chromosome 7, fBetSpl5.4, whole genome shotgun sequence encodes:
- the LOC114858220 gene encoding sodium-coupled neutral amino acid transporter 3-like yields the protein MNGLNQADHFDDLASEMELQKMNGHGGHSRDDGFDDLAEQEDNLLNKTGVKKEIHFTDFEGKTSFGMSVFNLSNAIMGSGILGLAFAMSNTGIILFLILLVSIALLSAYSIHLLLKSAGVVGIRAYEQLGLRAFGQPGKMIAAGIITMHNIGAMSSYLFIVKSELPLVIQTFLGKHVNTGEWFLNGNYLIIIVSIAIILPLALMKHLGYLGYTSSFSLSCMVFFLISVIYKKFNIPCPLDDQTHNTTSATAVHAVFNSTSDFCEAKLFTVNSQTAYTIPILAFAFVCHPEVLPIYTELRNATKKRMQRVANISILAMFVMYLLTAIFGYLTFYGAVESELLHVYSRVDQLDVLILCVRLAVLVAVTLTVPVVLFPIRRALLQIFFPDKPFHWARHVVIAFCLIFMVNILVIFVPSIRDIFGLIGATSAPSLIFILPGIFYVRIIPKEKEPLFSRPKIQAAVFAALGFVFMVMSLSFIIIDWVTGESRSGGGH